A window of Dissulfurirhabdus thermomarina contains these coding sequences:
- a CDS encoding PilZ domain-containing protein, with protein MGEHRRSRRVRFRRRARVVALDRAAPPVESDRTRDISLTGFYCYTPGGLPVGTACLVELRLSGMSSDLVLRMNGEVVRRDREGMGIRFRSLDSDSRFHLEHILEELTALAADVYGDSRAPVPPAPRGVARGSHG; from the coding sequence ATGGGCGAGCATCGACGGAGTCGGCGCGTGCGCTTCCGGAGAAGGGCCCGGGTGGTGGCCTTGGACCGTGCCGCCCCCCCGGTGGAGAGCGACCGGACCCGGGACATCAGCCTGACGGGGTTTTACTGTTACACGCCGGGCGGGCTCCCGGTGGGGACCGCCTGCCTGGTGGAACTCCGCCTCTCCGGCATGAGTTCCGACCTGGTCCTGCGCATGAACGGGGAGGTGGTCCGCAGGGACCGGGAGGGCATGGGGATCCGGTTTCGCTCCCTGGACTCGGACAGCCGTTTCCACCTGGAGCACATCCTCGAGGAACTGACGGCCCTGGCGGCAGATGTCTACGGCGATTCGCGGGCCCCGGTCCCCCCCGCCCCTCGAGGGGTCGCCCGGGGGAGCCATGGATAG
- a CDS encoding PilZ domain-containing protein — MKGNARDNRRNVRVPFRRSVVLRALEGELEPIESDRTRDISLRGVYCYCDRRFPVGTACEVELRLSGTSSELSLRIEGEVARVDEEGLAVAFRGMDLDSLFHLKNILYYNTGRPELIDEELAASP; from the coding sequence ATGAAGGGAAACGCGCGGGACAACCGCCGGAACGTCCGGGTGCCCTTCCGGCGCTCGGTGGTCCTCCGGGCCCTCGAGGGCGAGCTCGAGCCCATCGAGAGCGACCGGACCCGGGACATCAGCCTCCGGGGGGTCTACTGCTACTGTGACCGGAGGTTCCCCGTGGGGACCGCCTGCGAGGTGGAGCTCAGGCTTTCGGGTACCAGCTCGGAGCTCAGCCTCCGGATCGAGGGCGAGGTGGCCCGGGTGGACGAAGAGGGGTTGGCCGTGGCCTTCCGTGGAATGGACCTCGACAGCCTTTTCCACCTGAAGAATATCCTTTACTATAACACCGGCCGGCCCGAGCTGATCGACGAGGAGCTGGCCGCGTCCCCGTAA